TCTCTGCCAACATTAATAAATCGATTTTAAATAGATTAACTAAAAGCTGTACAAATCACACACGCCGGTGTATATATATATATATATATATATCCTGCTAAAAATTTCTAATTAAAAATTCAAATAGTTTTCTATAAATACGAAGGGGACACCGAACAAAAAGCCAAAAAAGATTGAAAATATCCTATACTATCAATTTTCTTTTTGTAAAGTTATATCCCTTGACATTAACAATGTCCCAAACAACAACAACCACGACCCTTCTCCTCCTATCTGCATTGTTAATTGCAGCGACAATAGTCAATGGGCAAGGAGCGATGGCCCCTCCTCCAAACGCAAGTATGGTTTGTGAGGCTAACTTAGGTCTATGTGCAGCGGCACTTAAAGTAGGAGAAAAATCATCAGAAGAATGCTGCACAAGCCTAGACAAGGCAGTGAAGACGCAGTTGAAGTGCCTCTGCGCCATCCTCACAAACCCGCAGGTATTGGCCGGCTTCAATCTCACCGTGGAAAATGCTCTTCTCATTCCTAAGAGTTGTGGCATCGATGCTGGACCTTCTATGTGTTCTGATAACATTTAGATTAACAAACTTATTTTACATATTTTTGGAGATTTTAGATACATGAATTACAAGTATATTATATGGGTTATTTGATATTTATCCTCTCTTTTTTCTTATAGCCGCTAAAGCTCCGTTGCCGCATGGGGTTCCACCGGTGCCAGGTGAAAACAATTGCCTTTTTCCTCTTGGACTACAGCAAAATCGTTGATGAGAAATAATGTAGAGAACTTTAGGGGAATGTTAGCCAAAGTTTTGATCAAGTAAAATTGGATTAGATCGAAACTTTTCTTTATCATTTTATTGTTACTTAGTAAAATGAGATTTAAACTTGTAGGACCGCCTAAAGTTGACAAGGATGCTGCACCTGCAAGCAATCTCGCGGGAACTGGATTGGTCGGGATCGCCTTAATAACGATCTCTATGATGTTTTATTGAGAATGATATTTTTATTTGATTATTTTATATCCATGTAAGAAGTTGTTTGGTTCTACGTACGGTGAAACTTCTACTTGATGCCCCTTGTATGTGATTTTCTTATATATTTTTTTCTCAATCGGATTTTGAAATTGTGTGCCGGGATTCAATATTGTTGCTGTCGTCAAACCTTTGCTTTACTTTTGTTTCCAATTCATAATTTAAAAAATACATTTACTAGCCTACATTTTTCTTTTACAGTTAACCTTGATGGAATAAATAAAATAGAAAACCCCAATAAATCAACACTGTTATAAACCAGATTGTGGATGACTCATAACCAAGAGATTATGATTTATAATCTTTCTATTTATCAACGACGGTGTAATCTCCTATATAAGGAACATGTATGTTATGAATAAAGATAGACTTTTCCATTACTTTTATAATACGTTATCAGCACGAAACTCTAAATCCCTAAGCTAATATCCAAATCGAAAAACCCTAAAACCCTAACCCTAGCCGGCGATCCGACGAACCCTAAACCCCGATCGCGTCTTTTGTTCCCGCATCTGTTCCAGCTCGCGTCCCCGATCAGCTTCAGCCCAAGGCTTTCCTGATCCTAGCTCAGACGTTCGCGACCTGAGAGCAGCTCCAGCACGCAACCTCTTCCTCGTTCGCGACAGCATCAGACAGATCGCGTCCGACGATCAAGGCGTTCCCGATCAAGCAAAAAAGGACGTCAGCGACCCGATAGAAGCGACTCGATCCATTCCAGCTCGCGTCCCGTTCGTGTCCAGCTCGCGGCTCAACTCCTTTGGTGGTCTGATTCAACAATCATCTAAGGTTAAAAGGTAATTCAAAACCTAAGAACCCATAATCGAACATGGATTGATTGATAAAGAATGAAACCCTAAAACCCTAATCTTTATGAATCAAAACCATAGGGTAATAGATCAAAAATCCTAATTGAGTAAATTGAAGCCCTAAAAGATCGATACCCCAAACCCTAAATCATGTTCCTACATGATTAAAACCCCAAATCGGTTTTTACAAGTTAAAATCCGATAAATCCTAACCCTATATCCATAAACCCTAAATAATATAAGTATCATAATTAATTATACTATAATTATCAAATCACATATTAAAACCCTAATCGAATATTTTGAAATCAAAACTGTTTTCGGTNNNNNNNNNNNNNNNNNNNNNNNNNNNNNNNNNNNNNNNNNNNNNNNNNNNNNNNNNNNNNNNNNNNNNNNNNNNNNNNNNNNNNNNNNNNNNNNNNNNNNNNNNNNNNNNNNNNNNNNNNNNNNNNNNNNNNNNNNNNNNNNNNNNNNNNNNNNNNNNNNNNNNNNNNNNNNNNNNNNNNNNNNNNNNNNNNNNNNNNNNNNNNNNNNNNNNNNNNNNNNNNNNNNNNNNNNNNNNNNNNNNNNNNNNNNNNNNNNNNNNNNNNNNNNNNNNNNNNNNNNNNNNNNNNNNNNNNNNNNNNNNNNNNNNNNNNNNNNNNNNNNNNNNNNNNNNNNNNNNNNNNNNNNNNNNNNNNNNNNNNNNNNNNNNNNNNNNNNNNNNNNNNNNNNNNNNNNNNNNNNNNNNNNNNNNNNNNNNNNNNNNNNNNNNNNNNNNNNNNNNNNNNNNNNNNNNNNNNNNNNNNNNNNNNNNNNNNNNNNNNNNNNNNNNNNNNNNNNNNNNNNNNNNNNNNNNNNNNNNNNNNNNNNNNNNNNNNNNNNNNNNNNNNNNNNNNNNNNNNNNNNNNNNNNNNNNNNNNNNNNNNNNNNNNNNNNNNNNNNNNTCATTGAAATTCATGTTTGAAATCTATATTCTAGTATTGCTAAAATCAGCATTGAAACTGATTGAGTAAATAGTAAATCTTTTTACTAGTCTTGCTAAAATCCATTGATTGTTAAACCTTAATTGCATGATTAATTGAATCCGTTTTTGCTAGTCTAGATAAACCTTAATATTATGAGCACATAGAAATAGTATTGCTGAGACTTGTTAGAAATTAACTGATTGATTAAATGTCTTTAAGATTGGTAGTCTCATTGTCCTCACAAGATTGAAATCCGAATTGATTGTTTTTAAGAGTAAGGCCGCATGAAAATTATACCTAAATATTGAGTGATATATGATTTGAGATGTCGAAAATCAACCTGGATTTTGCTGCCCTAAATCTCTCTGGAGATAATTATTTATGGTGGGCATTGGATACAAAGATTATCATAAAGTCAAAAAGACTTGGTGAATGTATCATAGAAGGCAATAATGCCAATGAGAAAGATTGATACAAGACAATATTAATTATTAGCCATAATCTTATTAAGAGTCTCAAAGATCAGTATCTGACTATAGAAAATCCTCTAGACCTTTGGACATAGTTAAAAACCGAGATATGATCACCAAAGAACNNNNNNNNNNNNNNNNNNNNNNNNNCGGAGGAATCCCAGAATCCAGGACTATAAGTCCGTGGATAAGTCTATTGCTAGTTGGGCAAAAATAATGGATTACTGATGAGAAACAGTGAATTGAAACCTCCTAGATTAACCCTATTACCTGATACCAATAAGGCCGCAGAAGAAAAAAAAANNNNNNNNNNNNNNNNNNNNNNNNNNNNNNNNNNNNNNNNNNNNNNNNNNNNNNNNNNNNNNNNNNNNNNNNNNNNNNNNNNNNNNNNNNNNNNNNNNNNNNNNNNNNNNNNNNNNNCGTGGAGGGTGGAAAGGACGTGGCCATGGCCACTATAACACAATTGGCCGTGGGAATAACTATGGCACAGGCCGTGGGTATCAACCCAATTTGAGCCATGGTCAAGGCAGTGGCCGTGGTATATCCTTTAAACCACAAAGCTCGACCAAATCAGTATGCCATAGATGTGAAATAGATAACCATTGGGCTAAGATATGAAGGAATCCCAAACATTTTTGTGACCTCTATCAAAGAGAGTCTGAAAGGGAAGAATCCTGAAACCCACTTGGTCTATAAAGATGGTGAAAATAATTTCGAACATGATCAAGATGATCTTATGGAATATGAGACTTATGATTGCCTAAAAGAATCAAGTTGATAATCTGATTTCGACATCAAACTTGTGTGATTGCTTTGCTTGTATGCTTTCTCTGATTTTTATGAATACGTGTCCCAAGCGTTTAAATGATTATGGTATGTCTATGGGGGTAAGTGTGGACAATTCTGTGATACATGTCCATACCAAGAACGGCTTGGCCGAAATCTTTTAAAAACGCAAATAGCTGATTGATAGACCATAACTTATGAGGTCAAAACTTCCATTCACAGCTTGGGCCACACGAAATTTACATGCACCTAAGTTAATACGCATCAGGCCATTTAGTGAGCATAGATATCCCCTATCACAATTATTAACGGGTCAAGAGCCAGACATACCCCATCATAAGACATTTGGATGTGCTGTCTATGTACTAATTGCTCCACCACAAAAAACTAAGATGAGACCTCGAAAGGAGGATGGGGATATATGTTGGATATGATTCTCCCACAATAATAAAGTACTTTTAGCCAACTATGGGTGATTATATTTGAGGCCAGGTACACAGATTATTTTAAGACCAGGAGGAGAAAAAAAATAAAGCTGGTAAAAGAATGGTAAAAGAAATAGAATGAAATCAACCATCAATGTCTTGAGAAGATCCTCGGACTAAAGAATGTGAAATAGATGTCCAAAGATTATACATTTACAAAGCTAGCTAATCAAAGCAATCAAATGCAAGACACATTTGCTGATCCAAAAAAGAATGACTAAGTCATATATAAACCAGCTTGTAAAGCACCAACGAATTTGATGTCCAAGAAGAGACACAATCAAGTTGCTACAGAGTCTAGACAACGTATGAAACGTGGTAGACCAAATAAGTTTCAAAAGATAACAATCCTCGGAAACAAAAGAAAGGTGCAGATAATGATAATCAAAATCCAAATCCGAGGTTACTAAGGAAACCATCCCAGACATGGAGATAAGGCCGACCGGCTATAAGGTACAGGTACCAAACAATGTAGTTTGGGATGCCAAGCTGCAAAGTATTAAAGATCCTGATAATAATAAATCTCAATCGATTATATCATGTATGGAACATAATGGAACCAATAAGGAATGTCGACATAAGATGATTTATTTGCATACAAGGTAGNNNNNNNNNNNNNNNNNNNNNNNNNNNNNNNNNNNNNNNNNNNNNNNNNNNNNNNNNNNNNNNNNNNNNNNNNNNNNNNNNNNNNNNNNNNNNNNNNNNNNNNNNNNNNNNNNNNNNNNNNNNNNNNNNNNNNNNNNNNNNNNNNNNNNNNNNNNNNNNNNNNNNNNNNNNNNNNNNNNNNNNNNNNNNNNNNNNNNNNNNNNNNNNNNNNNNNNNNNNNNNNNNNNNNNNNNNNNNNNNNNNNNNNNNNNNNNNNNNNNNNNNNNNNNNNNNNNNNNNNNNNNNNNNNNNNNNNNNNNNNNNNNNNNNNNNNNNNNNNNNNNNNNNNNNNNNNNNNNNNNNNNNNNNNNNNNNNNNNNNNNNNNNNNNNNNNNNNNNNNNNNNNNNNNNNNNNNNNNNNNNNNNNNNNNNNNNNNNNNNNNNNNNNNNNNNNNNNNNNNNNNNNNNNNNNNNNNNNNNNNNNNNNNNNNNNNNNNNNNNNNNNNNNNNNNNNNNNNNNNNNNNNNNNNNNNNNNNNNNNNNNNNNNNNNNNNNNNNNNNNNNNNNNNNNNNNNNNNNNNNNNNNNNNNNNNNNNNNNNNNNNNNNNNNNNNNNNNNNNNNNNNNNNNNNNNNNNNNNNNNNNNNNNNNNNNNNNNNNNNNNNNNNNNNNNNNNNNNNNNNNNNNNNNNNNNNNNNNNNNNNNNNNNNNNNNNNNNNNNNNNNNNNNNNNNNNNNNNNNNNNNNNNNNNNNNNNNNNNNNNNNNNNNNNNNNNNNNNNNNNNNNNNNNNNNNNNNNNNNNNNNNNNNNNNNNNNNNNNNNNNNNNNNNNNNNNNNNNNNNNNNNNNNNNNNNNNNNNNNNNNNNNNNNNNNNNNNNNNNNNNNNNNNNNNNNNNNNNNNNNNNNNNNNNNNNNNNNNNNNNNCAGTAATGTCCAAATCAGGGGGAGTAATGTGTGTTGTACTCTTTTTCCTTCACCATGATTTTGTCCCAATTGGGTTTTCCTGGTAAAGTTTTAATGAGACAACATTAAAGCACATTACAAGCTCTAAATGGTTATGGCATCCAAGGGGGAGTGTTATGAACCAGATTGTGGATGGCTCATAACCAAGAAATTATGATTTGTAATCTTTCCATTTATCTATGACGGTGTAATCTCCTATATAAGGAACCTCTATGTTATGAATAAAGATAGACTTTTCCATTACTTTTATAACAAATGCCTTATTAACCCAATATACATAGAATCATAAATAATTATATACATGTGCACCGTTATCTATGTATATATATATATAAAGATGTTATTTATCTCCTGGACGACTACTTCAGTGCTTGGTCACAAAGTCGAGATCCGTGAGCGTGACACGTGTCCGAAAAGCAAAACTCATCATTTCATTTAAGTTGGTAAACAATATTTGTGGGCTTCAGTTGGAGTTGGGTTTAATGTTTTGCTTAGTAAAGCCCATCACAATAAAGATGATATACAACATAAAAGAAACACCGCGTTTTTCTATTGTAAGGTTGAACCGTATGCATCATCTCCGCCATTCGAAAACTCAGCATGAACTAGGGTTTTGAACGTGATTGTTCATCTTCTTTCTTACAATCTGAAAGGATACCCGTTACAGATTCATCCTCTTAAAGCCCTCCATTAATCCATCGCCTACGATCTATCTTTAGTGCAAATATCAATCCTGCAAGACTGTGTATCTGCGTGTATAAAAGGTTAGTCTTTCTCCTCGGGAAACCATCTTCTCAATCCGTCAAAACAACTTCAATCTTCCCCAAAGATTGGAGGACGTCGAGGAGACAATTCACGCCAGGCTTAGAATGCATCATGGCTGTATTGGAAATCTTCAGAACATGACGCATGTTAATGAGGCTGATAAGAAGATACTGAAAAACTAGTGGAACAGATGAGATGAAACCATAAGAAGTTTCGTTGGTACATGGTTTAAGATGAGCAAAGAAGATGTAGATACTTGTTTCCCAACAAGTAGTCATCCACATCCTTACTAGCCAACCTACTTCCAAAGTCAAGCTAAATGACTATAACAAAACGCTGAGTGGGAGGCATCCCACTATTAGGTATGTTTTACTTAGTTTTATATCACATTATTACTGATTTTTGCATTTAATTTATTGCAGGTCAAAAAAAAAACAAAAAGAGATCCAAGGAGACGATTGCACAGCCTATCGACCGATGAGACCTAATTGACATCGATCGACAGTACTACACCAGCACCGATCGACGGACACTGCATCAAACATCAACGGGCAGGTATATCATTCTACTTTGTTAATTATGCACTTTTGATTTATGTTATCACCAAATTCTGACTAGATATACACTAGAGACAATGTAATTTAAGTCTGGGGGGAGGTTTACTGATATTTAGTTTATTTATGAGTTTTATAAAATGTTTTAAAAAGTTTTTATTGAGTCAAGAAGGGGATAATGAACTTTACAATTTCACTTATTATCTAACCACTCTTAGATTTATTGACTGCAAAGTGTATTAGAGATACTAAAGTGGATCACCTGCCAATTATCCACACTTGCTGAGAATGTTTGAAAGAAGTAAAGCTGATCTCCAACTTAAATGAGCTTAATCTTCTTGTCTTGGGGCTTGGTATACATTAGATCAGATTCCTCCTGCAAGTCTGGAAGGTCAAAGTCTGTGTATTTCTAATTCCCTTCTCTCTCTCTCTCTTCGGCATCTATAAGTATAAAAAGATTGAAATGATTTCTTGTGGTTTAGAGGGGTAGGAGTGTCTCTTGCGACCTCATTATTCTACTCTAATGGAATGATCACACATCGTTGGAAGTGAAGGGTAGAAGTGTCTCCTGTGACCCCATTATTCGCCTACAATTTGTCAATAAAAAAAAGAAGAGAAAGATAAAAGAGAAAAATCGAAAAGAAGATGAATACCATCATTGTTCATTGGAATATAGATTCAGAGAAAGAGAAAGAGGGAAGAAAGGGATCAGATAAGACTACATGTGTTTTCAGAAACTTGCTTGAGTAAGAGTCCATGTGTCTTTTGATCGATATTCCCAATGTAAAGCCTACACTTTCTATGTATGTGCTAAATGAGATCAGTAGAGGGGCGAGTCATACATTATTAGCTAAGTTCTTGGTTAGATGGATTTGGTTGGTAAGCTAGGATATGGTATATAAAATACCTCTAAAGTTAGAATTGATTTGATGTGAATCCTTGCTGTTTTCAAACCTCTTTCATAAAGACTACTCTTTGTTTTGCTTGAGGACAAGCAAAAGGGTAAGTCTGGAGGAGTTGATATACCATGGATTTTATCCATTTTTAGCCATGATATATAAGTGTTTTATGAACTATTTTTTATGTTTTGGAGTCTTTTTAGCACATTTACAGGTTCATGAGTGTTTTGGAGAAAAGTGATGATTTGGAGGCATTTTAGAGATAAAATGAGAGGAAGCTTGTAGCTGACCATCGAACCTTTCTAAAGGTCGATGATTAGAGACAAACATCGATTGACGCACACCCTGTACCGTCGATCGACAGCGAAACGCGCAAAATCCAGCTAGGTTTCCAGCCGGATTAAATCCCAAGTCATGACATATTTACATAAATATCCCTGGTCGCTTTTAACCAAATATTTATGTGTTCTGCCATTGTTCTAGGCAACACACACTTTTAAATTTTCTACCTTTCACAGCAAACAACAATTAGGATTTTTAGTAGATTTGGAGAGAAGATCCAAGACTCCTTCAGATATTTGTATTGGAATTCCAGTATTTCTAACCTTAATCTATTTATGCATTTTATTCAGTTGATGCTTATGAATTGTTTTGCTATGTCTGAGTAATTCACTTGTTAGATTTAGGGTTCAAATAGGTTAAGAGGGATTAGCTAAAAATATAAAATTTCTAAGGTGATAAAATCCTTCAAAGAATTGTGGTTAACGCATGTGTTCTAGAGTAGCTAACTAGAACCTTGAACTTAAGATTGTGGACAACCGCGATGGTAGGTTCTGCACCATAACTAATTCCTTTGAGCTAGTATTGCTAGAAACAAGCGGAAGCTGATTTAGACAATACTAGTGAACCTATCAATCAACTCGCAAATGCATGTCTAAGATAACGTCGATCGACGTTCGATCTGTATCAACAAGCGACAGCTGAGATATTAAACTTAGTCAAAACATAAGACTCGCATGCGAAAGATTGATATCTTTACATAAGAAGTTGAGTTCTAGGATTGACACCTAGGTATTTTATACCTCTATAATCCCAATTACCTGAATAGAAACCTTCGATCTAATACTTTATAATAACTGTTTACAAAACCTAAAACCAATCAACTGAACAACTGCATTGTCCGCCTTGCTATTTACTGTTTACAATATTTACCTAGCTTAATCACAAACTGCTTAGGTCTATTGTGTGCCCTATCTCCTTGTAGATTTGATCCCTAAGTACTGCAATTGAACCTCTTATTTGAGAGAGTAAATCATTCCTTAGAGTAATTTGAGTGATATCAAATATCCAAAAACACCAAAGCTATTCCACAACTTACCTTAGTCAGCATATTTCACATCGAATGATTTAAAGGCTAGTTTTTTTAGGGGAAAATTGGGAAAAAGAGACACTTTCAACTTTTGTTTGTCAAAATAGGACTTTTGATAAATTTGGTCATTTTGGACAGGTTTTACCCTTCTGTAATGGAAAAAATAGTAAACTAAGTTTTAAAAATATGAAAAAATATGTAAATCATTGGAAACATTAGTATGACTATTTATATGTTTATATTTTATTTTTAACAATAGTGGAATCATGTATTTTTTATGTTCTAGGAGAGATATAATATTCATTCTAGCCATCTACTTAGTCTAGGAATCGAATAGTAAGTATTACACACAGATTTATCCTGGGTACATGATACAAATAAAACTTTCTTCAATTTTCTATGCTAGCTAGATTTCGTCAGGTAATATTCTAACAAGATATCTTTACTCTACTTATAGTTTTTTTACAAGTTCTAACCTNNNNNNNNNNNNNNNNNNNNNNNNNNNNNNNNNNNNNNNNNNNNNNNNNNNNNNNNNNNNNNNNNNNNNNNNNNNNNNNNNNNNNNNNNNNNNNNNNNNNNNNNNNNNNNNNNNNNNNNNNNNNNNNNNNNNNNNNNNNNNNNNNNNNNNNNNNNNNNNNNNNNNNNNNNNNNNNNNNNNNNNNNNNNNNNNNNNNNNNNNNNNNNNNNNNNNNNNNNNNNNNNNNNNNNNNNNNNNNNNNNNNNNNNNNNNNNNNNNNNNNNNNNNNNNNNNNNNNNNNNNNNNNNNNNNNNNNNNNNNNNNNNNNNNNNNNNNNNNNNNNNNNNNNNNNNNNNNNNNNNNNNNNNNNNNNNNNNNNNNNNNNNNNNNNNNNNNNNNNNNNNNNNNNNNNNNNNNNNNNNNNNNNNNNNNNNNNNNNNNNNNNNNNNNNNNNNNNNNNNNNNNNNNNNNNNNNNNNNNNNNNNNNNNNNNNNNNNNNNNNNNNNNNNNNNNNNNNNNNNNNNNNNNNNNNNNNNNNNNNNNNNNNNNNNNNNNNNNNNNNNNNNNNNNNNNNNNNNNNNNNNNNNNNNNNNNNNNNNNNNNNNNNNNNNNNNNNNNNNNNNNNNNNNNNNNNNNNNNNNNNNNNNNNNNNNNNNNNNNNNNNNNNNNNNNNNNNNNNNNNNNNNNNNNNNNNNNNNNNNNNNNNNNNNNNNNNNNNNNNNNNNNNNNNNNNNNNNNNNNNNNNNNNNNNNNNNNNNNNNNNNNNNNNNNNNNNNNNNNNNNNNNNNNNNNNNNNNNNNNNNNNNNNNNNNNNNNNNNNNNNNNNNNNNNNNNNNNNNNNNNNNNNNNNNNNNNNNNNNNNNNNNNNNNNNNNNNNNNNNNNNNNNNNNNNNNNNNNNNNNNNNNNNNNNNNNNNNNNNNNNNNNNNNNNNNNNNNNNNNNNNNNNNNNNNNNNNNNNNNNNNNNNNNNNNNNNNNNNNNNNNNNNNNNNNNNNNNNNNNNNNNNNNNNNNNNNNNNNNNNNNNNNNNNNNNNNNNNNNNNNNNNNNNNNNNNNNNNNNNNNNNNNNNNNNNNNNNNNNNNNNNNNNNNNNNNNNNNNNNNNNNNNNNNNNNNNNNNNNNNNNNNNNNNNNNNNNNNNNNNNNNNNNNNNNNNNNNNNNNNNNNNNNNNNNNNNNNNNNNNNNNN
This genomic interval from Brassica oleracea var. oleracea cultivar TO1000 chromosome C2, BOL, whole genome shotgun sequence contains the following:
- the LOC106326476 gene encoding non-specific lipid transfer protein GPI-anchored 2-like; translation: MSQTTTTTTLLLLSALLIAATIVNGQGAMAPPPNASMVCEANLGLCAAALKVGEKSSEECCTSLDKAVKTQLKCLCAILTNPQVLAGFNLTVENALLIPKSCGIDAGPSMCSAAKAPLPHGVPPVPGPPKVDKDAAPASNLAGTGLVGIALITISMMFY